Below is a window of Sabethes cyaneus unplaced genomic scaffold, idSabCyanKW18_F2 scaffold_26_ctg1, whole genome shotgun sequence DNA.
GACTGCCGGGGCCGATTCAGGCAATTTTCGCCGGAGAGAGCCTTTTCAATGACGGGGTGAGCATCGTCATTTTCGGCATGGCCATGACGCTGGTGACGGGCGAGGCCCAACATCTGACACTTCTCGACGCGCTGGAAGCCTTCGGCATGGAAGCCGTCGGCGGCGCGGCTCTGGGCTTCGTGGCGGGGCTGGTCGCCCTGCTCTGCTTTCGCGCAGCGAGGGACAGTCATCTTCAGCTTCTGGTCTCGCTCAGCCTGGCCGCCGGCACATTCAGCCTGGCCCATGCGCTGGGAATGTCCGGCCCCATCGCCGTGGTCGTGGCCGGGCTGTGCCTGGGCAGCGAACGTGCCAAAATCAGCATGGACGATCATGCCCGCGAAGAGCTCAACAGCTTCTGGACGCTGGTCGATGAAATCCTCAATGCCCTTCTCTTCCTGTTGATCGGGTTCGAGGTGCTGGCAGCCATCCCGAGCCTGCGCGCCTTCTGGGCGCTGCTTCTTGGCATTCCGCTTTCCATCGCCGCGCGTGCGCTGAGCGTGTTTCTCGCCATCCTGCCGATCCATCTCTATGGAGAAGATCGCGGGCGTATGCTGGCGGTGCTGACCTGGGGCGGCCTGCGCGGGGGTATTTCGCTCTCTCTCGCCCTCACCCTGCCCGCAGGGCCTATGAAGGATATTCTGGCGCCTATCTGCTATGGAATCGTCGTCTTCACCATCCTGGTTCAGGGGCTGAGCATGGAGCGCGTGGCCCTG
It encodes the following:
- the LOC128745068 gene encoding Na(+)/H(+) antiporter NhaP-like, whose product is MQAYPAQTSPAAHEAAHHACRDDIILFAILLTLCTVCGILNYKLLRLPMTIGILLIAMIGSLVVKGLDLALPDVDLHTLPMTLLASADLPGNLLDGALSFLLFAGALQVDTRHLMDRKFSVFFLAIVGTILAVFMLGSAMYWVMAQVGLPVPFLWCVVLGAILAPTDPVSVVGMLRRLGLPGPIQAIFAGESLFNDGVSIVIFGMAMTLVTGEAQHLTLLDALEAFGMEAVGGAALGFVAGLVALLCFRAARDSHLQLLVSLSLAAGTFSLAHALGMSGPIAVVVAGLCLGSERAKISMDDHAREELNSFWTLVDEILNALLFLLIGFEVLAAIPSLRAFWALLLGIPLSIAARALSVFLAILPIHLYGEDRGRMLAVLTWGGLRGGISLSLALTLPAGPMKDILAPICYGIVVFTILVQGLSMERVALHFYPKSK